The Martelella endophytica genome contains the following window.
CGGGCGGCCGCCCCGTCGGCCACGCGTCGGCACCGGCCTTTCGATGTCGCCAGAAATCAGCCACAAGGGCCTCACCCCCAGAAGAGCGGCCATGCGAACGAGCCGTTCCGCCGAAGGCTCGCTTCGGTCGGTTTCCCAGTGCTTCAGCGTCTGCGTTTCGATGCCGAGTTCGCCGGCCAGCCGGTCAAGGCTCATCCCGGCATGCTCGCGCGCAGCCAGTAGCCGGCCACCGAGCGTGTCGTCGGCGTAGAATTCCTCATCGATCATGATCCTTGAGACCCTTCCATCCCGTAAAGCTGTGCCGGCTTTTGCCGGTCTTGTGCTCCCTTCATAGCGAATCCGGCCGCAAAGCGCCACCCGTGGGAAAACCACGCCCGGAAGCTTGCGGATCAAGGTCCAGCCATGCCAAAGATTGAAAAACGACAAATCAGAAAACCTGGAGGTTTGCCCAATGGATGTGCGCGCAGCAGTGGCAGTGGAAGCGGGTAAGCCGCTCGAAGTCATGACGGTTCAGCTTGAAGGCCCGAAGGCCGGCGAGGTGCTGATCGAGGTGAAGGCGACCGGTCTCTGCCACACCGACGATTTCACGCTCTCGGGCGCCGACCCGGAAGGCATCTTCCCGGCGATCCTCGGCCATGAGGGCGCGGGTGTTGTTGTTGATGTCGGCCCCGGCGTCACTTCGCTGAAAAAGGGCGACCATGTCATTCCGCTCTATACGCCGGAATGCCGGGAATGCCCGTCCTGCCTGTCGCGCAAGACCAATCTGTGCACGGCAATCCGCTCGACCCAGGGTCAGGGCCTGATGCCGGACGGCACCTCGCGGTTCTCGCTGAACGGCAAGCCGATCTTCCACTACATGGGCTGCTCGACCTTCGCCAATTTCACGGTGATGCCGGAAATCGCGGTGGCCAAGATCAATCCGGACGCGCCCTTCGACAAGGTCTGCTACATCGGCTGCGGCGTCACCACTGGCGTCGGCGCCGTCATCAACACGGCGAAGGTCGAAATCGGCGCGACGGCGATCGTCTTCGGTCTCGGCGGTATCGGCCTCAATGTCATTCAGGGGCTTCGCCTTGCTGGCGCAGACATGATCATCGGCGTCGACCTCAACAACGACAAGAAGGAATGGGGCGAGCGATTCGGCATGACCCATTTCGTCAATCCGAAGGAAATAGGCGAGGAGATCGTTCCTTACCTCGTCAACCTGACGAAGCGCGGCAACGACACGATCGGCGGCGCCGACTACACCTTCGACTGCACCGGCAATACCACCGTCATGCGTCAGGCGCTTGAAAGCGCCCATCGGGGCTGGGGCAAGTCGGTCGTCATCGGCGTTGCCGGCGCCGGCCAGGAAATCTCCACCCGCCCCTTCCAGCTCGTCACCGGCCGCACCTGGATGGGAACGGCCTTTGGTGGCGCACGCGGGCGCACCGACGTGCCGAAGATCGTCGACTGGTACATGGACGGCAAGATCGAGATCGACCCGATGATCACCCATCTCTTGAAGCTTGAGGACATCAACAAGGGTTTCGACATGATGCATAGCGGCGAGAGCATTCGCTCGGTCGTCGTCTACTGATGAGCGGTTACGCCGTCGATATCGCCCGGCTGGAGGCACTCACGCCGGGCGAGCTCTACGCCATCCTGAAACTGCGCATCGATGTCTTCGTGGTCGAGCAGAACTGCCCCTACCCCGAACTCGACGGCAAGGACTTTGACGCTCTGCATCTGCGGCTGATCGCCGACGGCGCCGTCATGGCCTATGCACGGGTGTTCCCGCCAGGGGCGGATGGCGCCGAAAGCCGGATCGGCCGTGTGGTGGTCTCGCCCGATCACCGGGGCAGGAAGCTTGGTGACGCGGTGATGCGCGAGGCGATTGCGGCTTGCGGGCGGATCGCGCCGGACACCGCGATCGCCATTTCGGCACAGGCGCATCTGCAGCGCTTCTACGGAAGCCTCGGCTTTGTCGCCGTCTCGGCGGAGTATCTGGAAGACGGCATTCCCCATGTCGATATGATCCGCCAGAAGGCAGAAGAGACAGCCTCATGATCTATGTCGATGCCGATGCCTGTCCGGTGAAGGCCGAGGTCGTCAAGGTGGCCGAGCGCCACGACCTGCCGGTGACCTTCGTCGCCAATACCGGGCTTCGTCCGTCACGCGATCCGATGATCACCAATGTCATCGTCTCCGGGGCCTTCGACGCCGCCGACGACTGGATTGCCGAACGCGCCGGCGCCGGCGATATCGTGGTGACGGCCGATGTGCCGCTTGCCGAGCGATGCGTTGCCAACGGCGCGCGGGTTACCGGGCCGACAGGCCGGGTCTTCGATCCTGCAAACATCGGCATGGCGCGGGCAATGCGCGATCTCGGCCAGCACCTGCGCGAAACCGGCGAGAGCAAGGGTTATAACGCCCCCTTCTCGCCCCGCGACCGCTCGGCCTTTCTCGAAACGCTGGAACGGCTCTGCCGTCAGCTCAATACCGACCGATAACGAGGGACAAGATATGAACATCCTTTCGGAAAACACGGCCTTTGGCGGCATGCAGGCCGTCTTCTCCCACGATTCGGAGGTGCTGAACTCCGAAATGACCTTCGCGGTGTTCATCCCGCCGCAGGCCGTCGAAGCGCCCTGCCCGGTGCTCTGGTATCTGTCCGGTCTCACCTGCACGCATGCGAATGTGATGGAGAAGGGCGAATATCGCCGGCTTGCCGCCGAGCACGGCCTGATCGTCGTCTGCCCGGACACGAGCCCTCGCGGCAAGGACGTGCCGGATGCGATCACCGACTGGCAGCTCGGCAAGGGCGCCGGCTTCTATGTCGATGCGACGGAAGATCCATGGTCGAAGTACTACCGCATGGAAAGCTACATCACCAAGGAACTGCCGGAGCTGGTGGCCAAGAGCTTCCGCGCCGATATGGACCGGCAGGGGATTTTCGGCCATTCCATGGGGGGCCATGGCGCGATGACGCTCGCGCTGAAGAATCCGGGCCGCTACAAGAGCTGCTCGGCCTTCGCGCCGATCGTTTCGCCGTCCACCTCGCCCTGGGCGCAGAAGGCCTTCGAAAAGTATCTCGGGGCCGATACCAGCGTCTGGCGCAAACACGATGCCTGCGCGCTGGTGGAAGACGGCGCCCGTTTTCCGGAATTCCTGATCGACCAGGGCAAGGCCGATGGCTTCCTCGAGGAAGGACTGAAGCCGTGGATGTTCGAAGAAGCCGTCAAGGGAACCGATATCGGCCTGACGCTTCGCATGCACGAGCGCTACGACCACTCCTACTACTTCATCTCGACCTTCATGGACGACCACATCCGCTGGCATGCCGAGCGGCTGTGATTGGGCGAACCACCATTGGCGCTTCAACCAAACGGCCAGCGCCCGAAGCGACAATCAGGGCTTGTTGCGGCTCTGGCTTCAGCCGGCAAGCTTTCCGCCGGTCATCGGCGCGGGAACGCCGGTCGTGGTCGGGAAGCTGATCGGGAGGTTGCGCAGCGTCCGGACGGCGAGGAAGGCGAAGCATTCGGCCTCGATCGCATCGCCGCGCCAGCCGACCGTTTCGGCGGGGACGGCTTCGACGCCGGCGCGGGTCGCGAGCATCGCCATGATCGCCGGATTGCGGCGGCCGCCGCCGCAGACGATCAGGCGTTTCGGCCGCACGGGGAGAAGATCGAGCGCCTTGCCGACGGCCGAGGCGGTGAAGGCCGTCAGCGTCGCCGCACCGGTTGCGGGATCGAGGCCTTCCGCCATGGCGGACGTGAAGTCAAACCGGTCGAGAGACTTCGGATAAGGCGCTGAAAGATAGGGATGTTCGAGAAGTCGCGCGAGGCGCTGCTCATCGACGGTACCGGAGAGCGCCAGCCTGCCGTCGCGGTCCATCTCGCCGAGACCGTTTTGCTTCATGAAGTCGTTGAGCGGGGCGTTGGCGGGGCCAGTATCGAAGGCGATGAGGCGATCAACACCGTCCCACCATGTGACATTGGCGACGCCGCCGAGATTGAGCACCGCCGTCTCGCCCGATGTATCGAGCCCGCGCAGCAGCGCCTGGTGATAGCCGGCCGAAAGCGGCGCCCCCTGCCCGCCGGCGCGGACATCGGCCGTGCGGAAATCGTATGCCACCTTGCAGCCGAGCAGGTCGTGCATCAGCGCGCCATCGCCGAGCTGGCGGGTGTCGCCGATACGCGCCTTGGTCGGCGCACGATGGAGGACAGACTGGCCATGGAAGCCAACGACGCCGATATCGGCCATCGTGAGGCCCTCCGCCTCGACCAGTTCCCTGACGGCGGCCGACTGGGCGCGGGTTAGCACTGCTTCGGCCTCGGCAAAGATCGCCGGCTCGGGGCCTTCGAAATTCCATTTGCGGGCGATCGCGAGCGTTTCCTCAAGCAGGTCGCGTGTCGATTGCGGGTAAGGCGCCAACGTATAGGCACCGAAGGCCTCGACGCTGACGCCGTCGGTCTTCAGCAGCGCAACATCGATATTGCCGTCGAGCACGGTGCCCGTCATCAGGCCCACCGCCCAGACCGGCTTGAAATCCTCCGCCATCATTCTGCTCCGTTTATGAAATCGCTGACGGCGCGGCGCAGCGCCATGATGCCGCTGTCGAAATGGCGGCTGGGGTGAACGCGGTTGGTCAGCAGCGTCCACGCATAGCCGCGCTCGAAATCGATGCAGAGCGAGGTGCCGGTGAAACCCGTATGGCCAATCGTGGAGGCCGAGCACAGCCCACCGCCATGCCAGCCCTCATAGGGCCGCTCCCAGCCATGAGTACGACGCTCGGACAGCGGCTCCTGCATCAGCTTCACAGCCGGATCGCCGGCGAAATCGCGTTCCATGAGGCGCCCCGCGAAGCCGAGAACGGCATCGACCGTGCCGAACAGACCGGCATGACCGGACCCCTGAAGCGCGTAGCAGTTCTCGTCATGCACCTCGCCGCACATGACCCGCCCGCGCCAGTGGCAACGCTCGGTCGCGGCCGTCTCGTCCGGATCGCCGGAAAAGGCAAAGCCCCGGCCGGGATCGAGTTCGCGGAGCGGCCGGCCGGAAAGGCGCTCCAGCACAATGCCGAGGAGGATGAAATTGATGTCGGAATAGACGGGCGTTTCGACCTTCTGCCATTCGCGCTGAAGGATGAAGGCGCGCAGGCGCTCCGGGTCGTCGCCATAGGTATAGATCGGCTCGACGCCGGGAAAATGCGTCTGGTGGCCGAGGCACTGGCGGAAGGTCACCTGCCTTTCCCAGCAATTCGGGTCGTACTGGCGGAAATCCGGGATGACGCTGGTCAGAGGGGCGTCGAGATCGATGAAGCCTTCGCTCGCGAGCGCCAGAATGCGGCTGGTCGTGAAGATGACCTTGGAGAGCGAGGCGAGGTCGAACCATGTGTCGACGCTCATCGGCCGGCGTTCCGGCACGATCGCGGCGGAGCCCACGGCGCGGGTCATCCGGTTGCCCTCGAAATCGACGACACCGAGAACGCCGCCCGGAATGCGACGGGATGCAACCGCTTTGTCCAGTGCATCAAACGCGCGCTCGAACCGGCCCTCCATCATCCCTCCGCCCTCGCCTTGTGATCATCGCCAAAGGTCAGCCATTCGGCCTTCGGCGGTTCGTAGCCCGCCGGGCGCACCAGCGACGGCACGTCGGTGGTGTCGATCCGGTAATCCTGCCGGCGGCGATCGATGTTCGGCACAGCCGATATCAACCGCTTCGTATAGGAATGCTTCGGCGAGGATAGCACGGAAGCGGCATCGCCGATCTCGACGATCTGGCCGGCATAGACGACGGCGATGCGATGGGCGATGCGCTCGACCACGGCCATGTCGTGGGTGACGAACAGATAGGAGAGGTTCATGTCGCGCTGCAGCTCGGTCAGGAGCTCCAGCACCATGGCCTGCACCGAGACATCGAGCGCGGAGACCGCCTCGTCCAGCACCACGACGGAGGGTTTCAGCATCAGCGCGCGGGCGATGCAAAGCCGCTGGCGCTGCCCGCCGGAGAACTCGTGCGGATAGCGCATCAGCGCGTTTTCGGGCAGACCGACGCGCTTCAGAAGTTCGGTCATGCGGGCGCGGGTTTCGGCATTCAGCCGCCCGCCGGTTGCAATCACCGGTTCGGCAAGGATGCTGTCGACGCGAAGGCGCGGATTGAGCGAGGCATAGGGGTTCTGGAACACCATCTGGATCGGGTCGCCATGGCCGGTGACGCGACCACCCTCGCCCAGCGAGAACGTGCCGCGTGTTGGCTTCGTCAGTCCCATGATGGCGCGCGCCGTCGTGGACTTTCCGGAGCCGCTTTCGCCGACGATGCCCAGCGTCTCGCCCGGCATCAGGTCGAAATCGATACCATCGACGGCGTGGACGGCACCCGACTGCTTCTTGAACAGCCCGGATGTAACCGGGAAGCGCACCGTCAGGTTTTCGACCGCCAGGGCTGGTGCCGCCGCTGGCCTGCGGGAAAAATCGCTGCGCACGGCGCGGCCGTCGGCGAAATGCGGCACGGCCTTCAAGAGGTGCCGGGTATAGGCATGCTGCGGATTGTCGAGCACATCGTCCGTCGCGCCCTGCTCCACCACCTCACCCTGCTGCATCACCATCACCTTGTCGGCGATGCCGGCGACGAGGCCGATGTCATGGGTGATGAAGATCAGGCCCATGTCGCTTTCGCGCTTCAGCTCGGTGAGCAATGCCAGGATTTGCGCCTGGACGGTAACGTCGAGCGCAGTCGTCGGCTCGTCGGCGATCAGCAGGCGCGGATTGCAGGAAAGCGCGGTCGCGATCATCACCCGCTGCAGCATGCCGCCGGAAAGCTGGTGCGGATGGTATTTCAGCCGTCTTGCGGCATCCGGGATGCGGACCCGCTCGAGCGCGTCCTTCGCGGCATTCATCGCCTGCTTGCCGGTCAGGCCGTGATGCAGCCGGAAACTTTCCGCAATCTGCTCGCCGATGGTGTGCACCGGGTTCAGCGAGGTCATCGGCTCCTGGAAGATCATGCCGATCTCGCGGCCGCGAATGCCTGTCAGCCGCTTTTCCGGGAGGCTTGCGAGATCGACCGTGCTGCCATCGGCAAGCGTGTAGTCGATCCGCCCGCCGGTAATCCTGCCACCGCCGAAATCGACCAGACGGTTGAGGCAGAGCGAGGTGACCGACTTTCCGGAGCCGCTTTCCCCGACGATGGCGAGCGTTTCGCCGGCCTCAAGATCGAAGCTGACGCCGCGGACAACCTCATTCTTTTCCGGGGCCTTTCCGAAGCCGACGCGGAGATCGGAAACTGAAACAAGCTTCTTCATGCCTCTGCCCTCCTCGAACGCGGGTCGAGAATGTCGCGCAGCGCATCGCCCAGAAGATTGAAGCCGAGAATGCCGAGCATGATGGCGAGCGCCGGGAAGATCAGCAGCCAAGGCGCCATTTCCATCAGGTTGCGGGCATCGCTCAGCATCAGGCCGAGCGAGGCCATCGGCGGCTGGGTGCCGAGGCCGAGGAAGGAAAGCCCCGCCTCCGTCAGCAGTGCCCAGGCAAGCGCCAGCGTCACCTGCACGGTGAGCGGTGCCACCAGATTGAGCAGCATGTGGCGAGACAGGATGTAGGAGCGCGACGAACCGAAGGTGCGGGCCGCATCGACGAATTCGCGGGTCTTCAGCGACAGCGCCGGGCCGCGCACGACGCGGGTGAAGATCGGCGTGTAGACGAAGGCGATCGCCATCACGCTGGTCCAGGTGCCGGGGCCGACAATGGTGATGATCAAAAGTGCGAGCAGGATCGCCGGAAAGGCGAGCAGCACATCCATCAAGCGCATGATCGTGCCGTCCCAGCCCGCGCCGAACCATGCGGCGGCAAGGCCGAGCACGATGCCGGCAATGGTCGCAAGCGCCACGGAAGCGAAAGCAACAATGAACGACTGCGCGATGCCGATCATCAGCCGGCTCGCGACATCGCGGCCAAGAAGGTCGGTGCCCATCCAGTAGGTGGCGGAGGGCGCGTGCAGCCGGTCGATGCGGAACTGCATCAGCGGATCATGCGGGGTGATGCCGACGAGGCCGAGGATCGCGATCACGATATAAAGCCCGACGATGGCGCCGCCGATGCGGCCGCTCGGATGAGCGAAGATGGAGCGGATGAGAGCCATCAGTTGCCTCCCAGCCGGATACGCGGGTCGAGCGCGGCATAGGCGAGGTCGACCAGAAGGTTCACGATCATGAAATTCAGCGCGATGAAAAGCACGCTCCCCTGCACCAGCGGATAGTCGCGCTGCAGGATGGCATCGAGCACGGTGCGACCGAGGCCCGGAAGCGCAAAGACCTGTTCGACGATGACGGCGCCGCCGAGGAGATAGCCGAACTCGACGCCCGAGACGGTCACCACCGGGATCAGCGCATTCGGCAGCGCATGGTGCCAGATCACCTTGCGCGCTGGCACGCCCTTGGCGCGGGCGGTGCGGACATAATCATCGGAAAGGATATCGAGCATGGCCGAACGCGAAATGCGGGTGACGGCGGCGGCAAAGGCAAAGCCCAGCGTCAGCGCCGGCAATATCATCTGCGCGAGGTTCTGCAGCGGATCCTGCCAGAGCGGCGTGAAGCTTCCCATCGCCGGCAGAATGCCGAACCAGACCGACAGCGCATAGATCGCGAGAAGGGCCACGACGAAACTCGGCGTCGACTGGCCGATCATCGCGACGATGCGGACGATGAGGTCGGAGGGCTTTTCCGCATGGGTGGCCGCGTAAATGCCGGCCGGAAGCCCGACGGCGAGCGCGACGATCATGGACAGCAGTGCCAGCTCCAGCGTCAGCGGAAACACCCGGAGAATAACCTCCAACACGGGTTTACCATAGGTGACGGAGATGCCGAGATTGCCATGCAGCGCGCCGCCAAGCCATTGCCAGTACTGGGTGAACCAGCTCTGATCCATGCCGAAATAGGTTTCGAGCGAAGCGCGCTGGGCCGGTGTCAGCAACCCGGCCTCGGTTCCCAGCATCGCCGTTATGGCGTCGCCGGGAACCAGCCGGATCGAGATGAACACGAGGACGGATACCCCGAGCATGACCAGAGGAAAGGTCACCAGTCTTCGGGTCAGGTAATTCATGGGGTATGCGCCTCCTGTCGGCTTATTCGCCGACGGTCACTGCGGAAAGACCGAAGAGCGAACCGGTCGGGTCGGCCGTGAAGCCCTGCACCTTGTCGCTCGAAGCGGTGTAGCTGTAGCCGGTGTAGAGCCAGATCCACGGCGACATCTCGGTGATGTGCTTGGAGAACTCGGCGAAGATTGCCTTGCGCTTGGCCGGATCGGTCTCGACGCGACCTTCCTGCATCAGCGTGTCCAGCGTGTCGTCGCCATAATGGGCGACATGGGCAAGATTGCCGTCCTTGGTCCAGTAACGATTGTACATGGTATAGGGATCGGTGCGGCCGCCGTTCAGCGCCACGGCCATGTCGAAATCGCCCTTCAGCCAGCGGTCGACATAGACGTTCAGCTCCATCATCTCGATATCGAGCTTGATGCCGATCTCGGCAAGCTCAGACTGGATGACCTGCGCTTCGGAGGCTGCCGTCGGCGGCTCGCCGGTGGCGGCGATCACCTTGGCGGAGAAGCCGTTCTCGTAACCGGCTTCCTTCATCAGTTCCTTGGCCTTGTCGAGGTCCTGGGTGTAGCAGAACAGCTCGGACGGATCGGTGGCGTAGGCCGGCATCGTCAGCGGACCGGTCACCTTGCCTTCGCCGAGAAGTGCGGCGTCAAGCACATCCTGACGGTCGATGGCGCAGGAAATCGCCTGGCGGACCTTGAGTTCCTTCATCGCGCCTTCATCGGCGTTGAGCTGGAGGACGTGATAGGACAGCACGGGTTCGCGGTTCAGCGTCAGGTTCGGATTGTTCGGAACAAGCGTCGCCACCAGCGGATCGTTGATCAGCGCGAAGTCGACCTGGCCGGTGCGCAGCGATGCCAGAATGGCGGTCTCGTCAGGCAGGACGGAAATATCGATGCCGTCGACCCCGACTGTGCCACCGGCCCACTCCGGGTTTGCCTCGAGCACTTCCTTGGAATTCGGATCCCAGCTCTTCAGCGTGAAGGGACCGGAGCCGATCGCTTCAGTGCCGATCGTGCCGGCCTCGATGGCGCTTTCGGGAACGATCGCGGCATTGATGGAAGACATTGCCGTTAGCAGCGGCACATCGGGCTGCGACAGGTTGAAGACGACGGTTTCGTCGTCCGGCGTGTCGATGCTTTCGATGGAGAGAAAGTTGGAGCGCGCCGCGGCACTCGTTGCCTCATCCAGAATGCGCTCGAACGATGCCTTCACATCCGACGGCATCACCTTGTCGCCATTGGAGAATTTTGCATTCGGATCTAGCTTGAAGGTGAGCGTCTTGCCGTCCTCGGAAAATTCCCAGGACGATGCAATCGCGGGCGCCAGATTGAGCTCGCTGTCGGTGCGCAGCAGCGGTTCGTAAACGAGTTCCAGAAGGCGGATCGAGGAGAAGGCCGTCTGCTTGTGCGGATCGAGGCCGGTGGCGTCCTGCGACCATGCCATCTTCAGCGTGGCGGCCGCTGCCGGCATCGCCATGCCCGTGAGACCGAGTGCCGTGGCAACGGCGAGCGCCGAAACCAGATGCTTTCCGAAATGTCTGACCATCATATCACCCTCTGATAAACGCCGGCGCGCCGCCGGTCTCTGGTTGGATACTCAGTATTGTCTGCCGGGATCGCAAAACGCGCACGCAAGTGAGCGCGAACGGACCGCGCCGCTACGCTTCGCCAAAACGTCACTATCGTGTTCGATGACTCGGTGTGCCACTGTGCGTTCCCCTGCAGCGACAGGTGTTTTTATGGTTAAGAAGTCGCCGCGAATTATGCTCTGCGATCAAAGTTATAATTGCAAATTCCATCTGTCAAATGGATTTAAGAATAATTTATTCCAAGCAAGCATGCCCGTTTCGAGCCTGCGTCGGCCCTATGGCTTTTCCAAAAATTCCATTGTATTCCTGAATTCAGGAATTTATTATTCTGAAGCCATCCCGGCTCCGCGAAAGGAAACCCGTGTCCGTTCTCAAGGTGATCGAAGCCCAGCTTGAAAGTCTGGCACCGGCCGACCGGCAGATCGGCCATTTCATTCTCGAGCACCCGAACGACGTGCTGCGCCTTTCGTCTGCAAGACTGGCGGAAAAGACCGGCCGCAGCCAGTCGAGCGTGGTTAAATTCGCCCAGAAGCTCGGCTTTTCCGGCTATCAGGACATGAAATTTGCCGTCAGCAAGGCCCAGGCTCAGGAATGGCGGGCGCCGGGCGCGCTGCACAGCACGATCGAGCTTGGCGACAGCCACGCGACGATCGCGCAGAAGCTCCTGTCTGGCAAGATGCAGGCCATGCAGCAAACGCTTTCGGCCAACGACGAGCGCGACATTGCCCGTGCGCTGGAGCTGACGGCTGATGCCAACCGCATCCATATTGCCGGCGTCGGTGCCTCCTCACTGGTCGCGCGCGACTTCGGTTACAAGCTGCAGAAGCTCGGCCGCTATGCGCTGCATGATTCCGACAGCCACGTACAGATGGCGAATGTGTCGGCGGCCAGGCCCGGCGACGTGCTGTTCGCGCTTTCCCACTCCGGCGTCAGCATCGAGACGGTGCGGATCGCGGAACTGGCGAAGGATCGCGGCGCCTCGGTGATCTCCATCACAGGCCCGCAACAGAACCCTGTCGCCCGCGTCTCCGACGTCAACCTCTACACCATCGCCGACGAAGACCGCGTCCGCTCTTCGGCCATCACCGCACGTGACGCGCAGCTGATGCTCACCGACTTCATCTTCATCCTCCTGATTCAGCGTCAGTCGGATGCCACTGATTATATTGACAATAGTGGTGACGCGGTATCCGCGCTGAAGCTCGGCGGCGACAAATAGCCTTTCAGTTCCGGCCCGAGCGGCGGAGTGCGGCAACGAAGGCCTTGAGTGCGGCGGATGGCTGCCGGCTGGAGGGATAATAGAGGCACAGACCGCCGAAAGGCAGGCACCATTCACCAAGAACCTCGATAAGGCGTCCGGCCTTCAGTCCATCTTCGGCAACCGGTTGATGGACATAGGCGACCCCGAGCCCGTCCATGGCGGCCATTGCCGCCTGTTGCGAACCGCCGACGATGAGACGACCGCCAACCCGCACGGTCAGCATGTCGCCGCCCCGCTCGAATTCCCAGTCGATCAGCGCGCCGCCCGGAAGCCGCGCACGAATGCATTCGTGGCTCTTAAGCTCCTCGGGGTTCTGCGGAGTGCCATGGCGCGCCAGATAATCCGGCGAAGCCGCGACGACAAAGCGCTCCTGGCCGCCGAAGGGCACCGCGATCATACCCTTCGGGACGGATTCGGCGAGCCGCACCCCGGCGTCGAAACCGGCGGCGACGATATCGACGAAGCCGCCGTCGTTCACGAGATCGATCCGGATATCCGGATAGCGCTTCATGAAGGCGAGGACGAAAGGCATCAGCCGCTCTGCCCCG
Protein-coding sequences here:
- a CDS encoding ABC transporter permease gives rise to the protein MNYLTRRLVTFPLVMLGVSVLVFISIRLVPGDAITAMLGTEAGLLTPAQRASLETYFGMDQSWFTQYWQWLGGALHGNLGISVTYGKPVLEVILRVFPLTLELALLSMIVALAVGLPAGIYAATHAEKPSDLIVRIVAMIGQSTPSFVVALLAIYALSVWFGILPAMGSFTPLWQDPLQNLAQMILPALTLGFAFAAAVTRISRSAMLDILSDDYVRTARAKGVPARKVIWHHALPNALIPVVTVSGVEFGYLLGGAVIVEQVFALPGLGRTVLDAILQRDYPLVQGSVLFIALNFMIVNLLVDLAYAALDPRIRLGGN
- a CDS encoding MurR/RpiR family transcriptional regulator — its product is MSVLKVIEAQLESLAPADRQIGHFILEHPNDVLRLSSARLAEKTGRSQSSVVKFAQKLGFSGYQDMKFAVSKAQAQEWRAPGALHSTIELGDSHATIAQKLLSGKMQAMQQTLSANDERDIARALELTADANRIHIAGVGASSLVARDFGYKLQKLGRYALHDSDSHVQMANVSAARPGDVLFALSHSGVSIETVRIAELAKDRGASVISITGPQQNPVARVSDVNLYTIADEDRVRSSAITARDAQLMLTDFIFILLIQRQSDATDYIDNSGDAVSALKLGGDK
- a CDS encoding LysR family transcriptional regulator, whose amino-acid sequence is MSGMTLGELQALATVAERASFRAAAVELDISPSSLSHQISALERRIGVRLLNRTTRSVSVTAAGEAFLARVRPALRDIDDAVSEAARFRDTPSGLLRINASEGGAERLMPFVLAFMKRYPDIRIDLVNDGGFVDIVAAGFDAGVRLAESVPKGMIAVPFGGQERFVVAASPDYLARHGTPQNPEELKSHECIRARLPGGALIDWEFERGGDMLTVRVGGRLIVGGSQQAAMAAMDGLGVAYVHQPVAEDGLKAGRLIEVLGEWCLPFGGLCLYYPSSRQPSAALKAFVAALRRSGRN
- a CDS encoding ABC transporter substrate-binding protein is translated as MVRHFGKHLVSALAVATALGLTGMAMPAAAATLKMAWSQDATGLDPHKQTAFSSIRLLELVYEPLLRTDSELNLAPAIASSWEFSEDGKTLTFKLDPNAKFSNGDKVMPSDVKASFERILDEATSAAARSNFLSIESIDTPDDETVVFNLSQPDVPLLTAMSSINAAIVPESAIEAGTIGTEAIGSGPFTLKSWDPNSKEVLEANPEWAGGTVGVDGIDISVLPDETAILASLRTGQVDFALINDPLVATLVPNNPNLTLNREPVLSYHVLQLNADEGAMKELKVRQAISCAIDRQDVLDAALLGEGKVTGPLTMPAYATDPSELFCYTQDLDKAKELMKEAGYENGFSAKVIAATGEPPTAASEAQVIQSELAEIGIKLDIEMMELNVYVDRWLKGDFDMAVALNGGRTDPYTMYNRYWTKDGNLAHVAHYGDDTLDTLMQEGRVETDPAKRKAIFAEFSKHITEMSPWIWLYTGYSYTASSDKVQGFTADPTGSLFGLSAVTVGE